In Sphingomonas crocodyli, one genomic interval encodes:
- a CDS encoding DUF1778 domain-containing protein has protein sequence MLTFDDYAGQVPERGTERMNFRTKPHIERSIQRAARLAVVDGTVFTISAAYSPRSRQSRRKRTELQAADYDAFLAALDNPPEPNDRLRNAAEHYHETISLR, from the coding sequence ATGCTGACATTCGACGACTATGCGGGTCAGGTGCCCGAGCGCGGCACCGAGCGTATGAACTTTCGTACTAAGCCGCATATCGAACGGTCGATCCAGCGCGCCGCGCGCCTCGCGGTTGTCGATGGCACGGTCTTCACGATCAGCGCGGCCTACAGTCCGCGATCGAGACAATCGCGGCGCAAGCGCACCGAACTGCAGGCGGCAGACTATGACGCCTTTCTCGCTGCGCTCGACAATCCACCGGAGCCGAACGATCGCCTGCGCAACGCGGCCGAGCACTATCATGAGACAATCTCCCTGCGGTGA